AAATTGAATGTAGTACGGTAAAAGCCGCTTTCACCTTCATCACTACTAATATCGCCACTACCGGCAGGACCTTTTTGTCCAGTCAGACCCAGTGTACTGTAAATTTTAGCCAGCAGCTCCATATCTCCATACGATGAACTGGACTGCGGATCAATAGACGAAATATTCAAGTCGTTGATACACGACGTTGCCACTCCACCCATAAGAAGGGCTGCAAGGGCTGTTTTCAAAAATATATGTTTCATCTTTATATGCATTTAATAGATTAGAAATTCAGGCTCAAGCCTATTTGAATACTGAAAGGACGCGGATAAGGATTAGAGTCAATACCGCTTGCCACTTCAGGGTCGATACCTTTGTACTTAGAAATAATGAAAGGGTTTTGAGCAGTAAGGAATGCACGGCCAGAACATGTTTCATGACCAGCCACCTTAAACAATGCAGGAAAAGAGTAACCTAAAGTGATGTTCGAACACTTCAGATAAGAAGCATTACGTACGAAATAATCGCTCAAATAGTTATCGTTACCTACTCCTACACCGGTAAAGCCTAATGCTACAGCCTCTGCAGTAGAGTTATGCAGGGCACTATTGGAATACAGACCGGATTGGCTGACCATTGCACGATTCGACAAGAAGTCGTAGTAAACATAGTTACCGATAGAAGCACGGAAAGACATACTCAAATCCCAATTCTTATAAAGGAATTTAGTCGTAAGCCCCATAATAACATCAGCAGAGGGCTTCTTGTAAAAATAGCGGTCACCATTGTCAATACGTCCGTTTCCATCACGGTCTACGTACATACCTTCAATAGGTTTGCCATTCTCATCATATACTTGTTGATAAACAAAGAACGAATTAGTAGCTTTACCTACAGTATTAGCCTGAATCAGAGTATTGTTACCACGACTGATTTTATCTCCTGCCCATGCATAGTAACCGGCATCGCCATCCACTAAGTCAGTAATCTCATTATGATTCCAGGCAATATTATAGCTCACGTCCCAAGTAAAATCTTTAGTAACAATAGGTTTAGCATTAATAGAGAATTCCACACCATAATTCTTCAGCGAACCGATATTCTTTGTCAATTGAGAACCAAACTGCATTCCTACAGGAATAGTAATAGAGTTCAGCAAATCTTTGGTTTCACGATAGTAACCATCAATATTGGCTGAGATACGGTTATTCAGAAAACCCAAATCTAAACCGGCGTTATAAGTAGTTGTAGTCTCCCACTTCAAATCGGGATTGTAAGCCGACGGACGCATAGTGCCATAGTAAGTATCACCAAAAGGATACTGAGCGAAAGAGTCACTTGAAGTATAGTGAGTTTCATAACCGAAGTCAGAATTAATATCCTGCTGACCTGTCATACCCCAACCTAAACGGAGTTTAAACTCATTCCACCAAGTAAGCTTCTTCATAAATGCTTCTTCATTGATTTTCCATGCCAATGCCACGGAAGGGAAATATCCCCATCTGTTATCACTTGAGAAACGCGAAGAACCATCGGCACGGAACGTAGCTGTAAGCATATATCTATTAAGTAGCGTATAGTTCAGACGTCCAAAGTAAGAAACTAAAGAATTATGCGTAGCCCATGCTTGTTCTTCTCTTAATTTGGCATCATGAGGAGTACCATCGTAAGGATCGGTACCTTGACCATAGTCGTAACCACTGCGGTGGAAATGACTTTCTTCAGCACCAACCATTATATCGAAATTATGAGCGCCTACTTCCTTCACATACTGAGCATAAGCATTAGCAGTAACACTATATTTATAAGTCTGCGTTATTCCATTCCAGCCAAAGTAGTTGTTAGAATAAGAATACTTGGAGATTATATCGTCCTGTTTACTTTCCGTATACTGTCCACCATAGCTGGCATGCAGACGTAAATCTTCAAAACCATGCACCTTATAGTCCACATCAAAGTTACCTGTAAAGTCATTGGCAGCAGCCTGCACATCTTTAAGTTTCAACAGAGCCAGAGGATTCTGAGGAGCATTGGGATTATTAGTATATTTCCACTCAGCATTGAAATCTTTAGGCGACTGTGTATGTTGGAAATAGCCATCAAAGAAAGGAGCACGGGCATCATCTGCATCGAAATATACAGGCTGCGTGGGATCCATCGAAAGGGCAGATCCTATCGCACCTCCTGCATCAGCATAACGGTCTTTCTCGTACATATACTTGGCATTGATCTTCAAATTGAGGTGATTGTCGAAGAAAGAAGGAGAAAGATTCAAGCCAATGTTGGCACGACGCATCCATGAAGTTTCAACGATACCATCAGAAGAATTATATCCCAAACTCAAACGATAAGGCATATTCTTCAAACCACCGGATACTGAGACATTGTGGCTATGCGAGATGGCAGTGCGGAATATTTGGTCCTGCCAATCCGTATTAGCATTACCCATACCTACCTCACCGGCTTTATCTCCCCAAATGTCATTGACAAGTACACGGAATTCATCACCATTAAGTACATCATACTTTTTCTGAATCATTGAAATCGTCATGTCACCATTATAAGAGACTTTGGGAGCAGAACCACTCTTACCTTTCTTAGTAGTGATAATGATAACACCATTTGAAGCGCGGCTACCGTAAATAGCAGTAGCAGAAGCATCCTTCAAAACTGTAAAGGTTTCAATATCATTTGGGTTTACCATAGCCAAAGGATTACTCATTCCTTTTGGAGTATTGTTATCGATAGTCAAACCATCAATTACAATCAACGGGTCATTTGAGGCATTGAGGGAAGATCCACCACGCACGCGAATCTGAGCACCTGCACCCGGAGTACCCCCCGCAGTGATAACATCAACACCAGCTACTTTTCCGACCAACATGTCTTGTGCATTGTTAGTGATACCTTTACTGAGTTCATCCGGTTTGATTGCCGTTACCGAACCTGTAAGGTCATCTTTCTTCGTACGACCATATCCCACAACCACAACTTCACTCAAGAGCTCCGCATCATCTTTTAGCGTCACCATTACCATAGAAGCGGCTGCCACCTCTTGTGTCTGATAACCAATAAAAGATATTGTTAATGTAGCGCCTTTGGGAACAGTCAACGTAAAGTTTCCATCAAGGTCAGTAATTGTACCATTAGAGGTATTACCTTTCTCTACGACATTTGCGCCTATCACTTCCAATCCCGTGGCATCTTTTACATGCCCTTTCACGGTAATGTTCTGTGCATAAACGCCTACAGACAAGAATAACCCTACTAATAGGGGAAGAATCATTCGATAGATTCTAAGATTAACTTGCTTCATGCATTTAAAAAATTAAAGTTAACAATATTAATTACCTAAGTATTATATATTCGAAATTATCTTTCGATTGCTTTTTTGCTTTTAAGCTATCTATAACACGACGCAACAAAAATATGCTTTATTAAAATATTAAAATATAAGAAAGATAAGAAATATGCAATAGCAGCAGTGCAAACGATTGCACGGAATTGCACAACTACAGCCAGATGAAAGAATCTATATTTCAAAAGAAGATCTGATAGATATATTAAGCATTTTCAAATGGGAAAACGTCATGAAATATCAAAACGGAGCCTAATTTTACAATTTACCCTCACAATGATTACATTTGCATACATTCTATAACACGAACAAAAATTCAAAACTGCATTCCAGCATATTCTATGAATAAACAAGGAATAAAAATTCGTCATTGTTGCATATACATACCACAATACAAGTTATTTATGCAGAAAAAGGTTACTACTTATGGGTGGGTAATATAGTTACTATGTCATTTACTTACTTTCATTTGCATCTTTCAGCTTTCACCAGCAGCAGGATAGAAACAGCGCATTCTCAGCCAACTAAAAATACAATTTGTCACAATGGCAAAAAAGCCACATCTTGTTATGGCAAAGATAATATTTCACAGAAACCTCACGCTTCGGAAAAGAATCAATTCCACAACATCTCCATACAATCTCCATAGCACCTCCGTATCTGCTCCGTACCATCTCCGTATCAGTTCGCTTCCTATAGACACGGAGATGATACGGACCGGATACGGCTTTGACAAGTCTATATTAAATTTCCCTTTTTAATACCGAGAATAAAACAGAAATAAGTACTTTTGTGTATTGATGTGCAAAAACAGAAGAATATGAGCAATAAAATTTATCCCATAGGCATACAGAACTTCGAGAAGATTCGTAAGGACGGTTATTTCTATATTGATAAGACAGCCTTGATTTATCAAATGGTAAAGACCGGCAGTTATTACTTCCTGAGTCGCCCGCGCCGCTTTGGCAAGAGCCTGCTCATCTCAACGCTGGAAGCCTACTTTCAAGGGAAGAAGGAGTTGTTCAGCGGACTGGCCATGGAAAGGCTGGAGAAAGACTGGATAGAGCACCCGATACTGCACCTCGACCTCAATATCGAAAAATATGATGTGCCACAGAGTTTGGACAATATTCTTGAGAAATCACTGACTGCATGGGAAAAGCTCTATGGCGCCGAACCATCCGAACGTTCTTTCTCCCTGCGCTTTGCCGGCATTATAGAACGTGCCTATGCACAAACAGGGCAGCGCGTTGTTATCCTGGTAGACGAATACGACAAGCCCATGTTGCAAGCCATTGGTAACGAAGAACTGCAAAAACAATTCAGGAACACTTTGAAGCCATTTTATGGAGCACTAAAAACAATGGATGGTTGCATCAAGTTTGCCTTATTGACAGGAGTGACAAAATTCGGAAAAGTCAGTGTATTCAGCGACCTGAACAACTTGGACGACATATCAATGTGGAATGAATACATTGAAATCTGCGGCATCAGCGAACGGGAGATTCACGATAACCTGGAAGCTGAACTTCATGAATTTGCCGCTGCCCGGGGAGTGACGTACGATAAGCTTTGCACCGAACTCAAGGAGAATTATGACGGTTATCATTTTACGCATAATTCCATTGGTATGTACAATCCCTTCAGCCTGCTCAACGCCTTCAAACGCAAAGAATTCGGAAGCTATTGGTTTGAGACGGGAACGCCTACCTACTTAGTGAAGTTACTCAAGAAGCATCATTACAACCTCGAACGAATGGCACACGAAGAGACTGATGCCCAAGTGCTGAATAGCATAGACTCTGAATCGACCAATCCTATTCCGGTGATTTATCAAAGCGGATATCTTACCATCAAAGGATATGACGAACGCTTTGGTATGTATCGCTTAGGATTCCCCAATCGCGAAGTAGAGGAAGGCTTTATCCGTTTCCTCTTGCCTTTCTATACAAACGTCAGTAAAGTAGAAACCCCATTTGCGATTCAGAAATTTGTTCGTGAAGTAGAATCGGGAGATTATAACTCCTTCTTCCGCCGCCTACAAAGTTTCTTTGCAGATACCACTTACGAAGTAATCCGCGAGCAAGAATTACATTATGAAAATGTACTCTTCATTATTTTCAAATTGATAGGTTTCTATACCCAAGTAGAATATAATACAAACGACGGACGCATCGACCTCGTATTGCGGACTGATAAATTCATCTATATCATGGAGTTCAAATTAGAAGGCACTGCCGAAGAAGCTTTGCAGCAAATTAATGACAAGCATTATGCGCTTCCTTTCGAGATGGATGGACGGAAATTGCTTAAAATTGGAGTAAACTTCAGCGAGAAAACCCGGAATATTGAAAAATGGGTGGTAGAATAATAAAAAAAGAGGGCATCACTTCACTTTCAAATAATGTGGTGATACCCTCTTTTCTTTACTCTGTAACAGACCTCAGCACAACCTTACCTGATTTCACCCCCTTAGCCTTAGCCTCGAAAACGATTTCTCCGGGTTGTTCAGCCGTTTGAACAATTGCCGTCAACTGACCGCTGAAAGCAGGCATCTTCGGCAAGTGAAACAAATCGAGTGAAGTAGCATCTCCATTAGCAGCAGCACGATAATGACCCGCACCTTTCACCGTAAAGTTAACAAGACGACTGTCCGAAGGACAAAGGTTTCCATCTTTATCAACCACGCGAACTGTGATATAGGCTAAGTCTTTGCCATCGGCAGTAAGTTGCAAACGATCAGCTACCACTTCCAGATGATGAGGTTTACCAGCAGTACGGACCACTTTCTCCTCTGCTATTTTACCTGAAGCATCATAAGCTACGACTTTCACTTCACCCGGCTCATAAGGAACATCCATCCACATCAAGCGGTAACGACGTTGGAGAGCAAGCGCATCTTTGCCTTGAATAGCTTTACTTTCTTCGGCTGTCAGTTTATGCTGTTTACCGTAACTTTTCCCATTGACGAAAAGTTCGGCAGTCGGATAGTTTGTGTAAACGAAAACAGGAGTATTCTCTCCTTCCCTACCCGGCCATGTCCAGTGAGGAAGTACATGGAGTGTATTCACATTCTTATTCCAAAGACTACGGTACAGATAGTAACGGTCTTTAGGGAGACTGGCAAGGTCGATGATACCAAACAGCGAACTATGACTCGGCCATGCATCCGTATCATAAGGAGAAGGCTCACCCAGATAGTCGAATCCTGTCCAAACAAATTGACCGATAGTCCAGTCATAATCATCTGCTAAAGCAAAATCCTCATCGGGAACATTAGACCAGGCACAATGCTCCAAGTCATATCCGGAAGACTGGTGATCATCATATTTCGCATCCCCGCGTTTCTCTACAGGGAATTTATATACGCCACGGGAACTAACGGTAGAAGAGGTTTCGGAACCAAGCACTATATTCTGCGGTAGCAGTTCATAAGCTTCCAGATAACGGTGTGCACGATAATTAAAACCGGGTACATCAATCATTGCTGCAAAACCATTCTTCAAAACACAAGAAACCTGATCCATCCCGCAAGTAACAGGACGTGTCGGATCTTCACGATGACAGATATCCTGCAAGAAAGAAGCAACTTTATAGCCAACAGGACTACATTGGGTAGGAACTTCATTACCGATGCTCCACATCACTACACAAGGATTGTTGCGGAACTGATGCAGCATATTTATCATATCACGTTCTGCCCACTCGTTGAAATAGCGGTGATAGCCATTCTCACATTTGGCAATGTCCCATTCGTCGAAAGGTTCCACCATCATCATGAAACCCATTTCATCACAGAGTTGCACTAACTCCGGCGCAGGCATATTGTGAGCGGTACGAATGGCATCGCAACCCATATCTTTCAACAGTGTGAGTTGGCGACGTAATGCAGCAACATTGATGGCAGCCCCTAACGGACCGAGATCGTGATGATTACATACCCCCTGGAACTTACGGTGCTTACCATTCAGGAAGAATCCTTTGTCAGCAATGATTTCTATACTACGGATACCGAAACGAGTAGTATATTCGTCCGTTTGCTTGCCATCGGCATAAACTTTGGAAACAGCCTTATATAGATAAGGTGTCTCCGGCGACCACAAGCAAGGAGCATTCACCAAGAAATTTTGTTCAAAAGGTTGACCATGATTAATCTTACGGGTATTATCCTTCGTCGCAACAACTTTCCCATCAGGAGAGATAATCTCTGTTACGATACGGATATCTTTTCCTTCATCATTAGCAATAGTCGTCAGCAGACGTACCGAGGCATACTCATCAGCAACATGAGGAGTAGTCAGCTGAGTACCCCATACTGGAACATGCACTTTATCAGTACTCACTACGCGCACATTACGATAAAGCCCTGCACCGGGATACCAACGGGAAGATTGCGGTTTATTCTCCAAACGCACGGCAAGGATATTGTTCTTACCGTCTTTTTTCAAAAATCCGGTGACATCGCAATGGAAAGAATTATATCCGAATGGCCAGAAACATGCTTCTTGCCCATTGACGTATACACGGGCTTCACTCATTGCACCATCAAAGACAAGTGTCGTCTGCTGATTAGCGGGAGCATCGAACGTAGTACGATACCAACCTATTCCTACGTAAGGGAGTCCACCTGTACGTCCGGTCTTGACAGAAGCCTTCTTTTCGAAGTTCTGCGTTACCGCTACTTCCTGCAAGTCATTGCTGCGATCGAAAGGACCGAAGATGGCCCAGTCATGAGGTACGGTTACGGTTTCCCATTTACGATCATCAAATTCAGGCTTCATGGCTTCCGCTACTTCACCTTTCGTAAACTTCCAGTTCTTCTCCAACAGTGTTTCTATACGCTGAGCTTTTGCTATCAAAGAGAAAAGAATACAGCAGGAGAAAGAGATGAATAGTATCTTCTTCATTTTCAATCAAAGTATTTAATTAATGTTATTTAAAAGCATCCATTATAACAGTAGGATAACCGCCTTCTGTAAATGCTCCCAACCTATATTGACTCGGCCTGCACTCCGGTTCCCAATAGAACACTCCTTTACAACGACCGTTGGTATTTTCCTTGCACTCCTTCAAGATACGGGCAAGCTGCCTCTTTCCCTCGTTCAAAACAGAGGTACTTGCCAACTTACCATTGTCATCGGCGCACTCCATACCGGTTTCTACCACCATTACATCACAATTGTACTTGGTGCTCAAAGCCTTGATATTGCTGATGCAGTCCGTAATGACGGCATCGGCAGATGAATAGCCTTCTTTGGCATCACGCGACCAATAAGGGTAAAGCG
The nucleotide sequence above comes from Bacteroides intestinalis DSM 17393. Encoded proteins:
- a CDS encoding SusC/RagA family TonB-linked outer membrane protein, producing MKQVNLRIYRMILPLLVGLFLSVGVYAQNITVKGHVKDATGLEVIGANVVEKGNTSNGTITDLDGNFTLTVPKGATLTISFIGYQTQEVAAASMVMVTLKDDAELLSEVVVVGYGRTKKDDLTGSVTAIKPDELSKGITNNAQDMLVGKVAGVDVITAGGTPGAGAQIRVRGGSSLNASNDPLIVIDGLTIDNNTPKGMSNPLAMVNPNDIETFTVLKDASATAIYGSRASNGVIIITTKKGKSGSAPKVSYNGDMTISMIQKKYDVLNGDEFRVLVNDIWGDKAGEVGMGNANTDWQDQIFRTAISHSHNVSVSGGLKNMPYRLSLGYNSSDGIVETSWMRRANIGLNLSPSFFDNHLNLKINAKYMYEKDRYADAGGAIGSALSMDPTQPVYFDADDARAPFFDGYFQHTQSPKDFNAEWKYTNNPNAPQNPLALLKLKDVQAAANDFTGNFDVDYKVHGFEDLRLHASYGGQYTESKQDDIISKYSYSNNYFGWNGITQTYKYSVTANAYAQYVKEVGAHNFDIMVGAEESHFHRSGYDYGQGTDPYDGTPHDAKLREEQAWATHNSLVSYFGRLNYTLLNRYMLTATFRADGSSRFSSDNRWGYFPSVALAWKINEEAFMKKLTWWNEFKLRLGWGMTGQQDINSDFGYETHYTSSDSFAQYPFGDTYYGTMRPSAYNPDLKWETTTTYNAGLDLGFLNNRISANIDGYYRETKDLLNSITIPVGMQFGSQLTKNIGSLKNYGVEFSINAKPIVTKDFTWDVSYNIAWNHNEITDLVDGDAGYYAWAGDKISRGNNTLIQANTVGKATNSFFVYQQVYDENGKPIEGMYVDRDGNGRIDNGDRYFYKKPSADVIMGLTTKFLYKNWDLSMSFRASIGNYVYYDFLSNRAMVSQSGLYSNSALHNSTAEAVALGFTGVGVGNDNYLSDYFVRNASYLKCSNITLGYSFPALFKVAGHETCSGRAFLTAQNPFIISKYKGIDPEVASGIDSNPYPRPFSIQIGLSLNF
- a CDS encoding ATP-binding protein; this translates as MSNKIYPIGIQNFEKIRKDGYFYIDKTALIYQMVKTGSYYFLSRPRRFGKSLLISTLEAYFQGKKELFSGLAMERLEKDWIEHPILHLDLNIEKYDVPQSLDNILEKSLTAWEKLYGAEPSERSFSLRFAGIIERAYAQTGQRVVILVDEYDKPMLQAIGNEELQKQFRNTLKPFYGALKTMDGCIKFALLTGVTKFGKVSVFSDLNNLDDISMWNEYIEICGISEREIHDNLEAELHEFAAARGVTYDKLCTELKENYDGYHFTHNSIGMYNPFSLLNAFKRKEFGSYWFETGTPTYLVKLLKKHHYNLERMAHEETDAQVLNSIDSESTNPIPVIYQSGYLTIKGYDERFGMYRLGFPNREVEEGFIRFLLPFYTNVSKVETPFAIQKFVREVESGDYNSFFRRLQSFFADTTYEVIREQELHYENVLFIIFKLIGFYTQVEYNTNDGRIDLVLRTDKFIYIMEFKLEGTAEEALQQINDKHYALPFEMDGRKLLKIGVNFSEKTRNIEKWVVE
- a CDS encoding glycoside hydrolase family 2 TIM barrel-domain containing protein, producing the protein MKKILFISFSCCILFSLIAKAQRIETLLEKNWKFTKGEVAEAMKPEFDDRKWETVTVPHDWAIFGPFDRSNDLQEVAVTQNFEKKASVKTGRTGGLPYVGIGWYRTTFDAPANQQTTLVFDGAMSEARVYVNGQEACFWPFGYNSFHCDVTGFLKKDGKNNILAVRLENKPQSSRWYPGAGLYRNVRVVSTDKVHVPVWGTQLTTPHVADEYASVRLLTTIANDEGKDIRIVTEIISPDGKVVATKDNTRKINHGQPFEQNFLVNAPCLWSPETPYLYKAVSKVYADGKQTDEYTTRFGIRSIEIIADKGFFLNGKHRKFQGVCNHHDLGPLGAAINVAALRRQLTLLKDMGCDAIRTAHNMPAPELVQLCDEMGFMMMVEPFDEWDIAKCENGYHRYFNEWAERDMINMLHQFRNNPCVVMWSIGNEVPTQCSPVGYKVASFLQDICHREDPTRPVTCGMDQVSCVLKNGFAAMIDVPGFNYRAHRYLEAYELLPQNIVLGSETSSTVSSRGVYKFPVEKRGDAKYDDHQSSGYDLEHCAWSNVPDEDFALADDYDWTIGQFVWTGFDYLGEPSPYDTDAWPSHSSLFGIIDLASLPKDRYYLYRSLWNKNVNTLHVLPHWTWPGREGENTPVFVYTNYPTAELFVNGKSYGKQHKLTAEESKAIQGKDALALQRRYRLMWMDVPYEPGEVKVVAYDASGKIAEEKVVRTAGKPHHLEVVADRLQLTADGKDLAYITVRVVDKDGNLCPSDSRLVNFTVKGAGHYRAAANGDATSLDLFHLPKMPAFSGQLTAIVQTAEQPGEIVFEAKAKGVKSGKVVLRSVTE